Proteins encoded in a region of the Trypanosoma brucei gambiense DAL972 chromosome 6, complete sequence genome:
- a CDS encoding 60S ribosomal protein L9, putative, which yields MKIKSHDQITFPEDVTVSVKDRIVTVKGKRGTLTKDLRHLQLDFRVNKKLRTFTAVRWFGNKINNSTINTALSHVRNMITGVTKGFRFKVRFAYAHFPISVTVENQLVEIRNFLGEKRVRRQVVADDVKVYRTDAALVKDELVLEGNDLEQVSREAAVMHQLCLVKKKDIRKFLDGIYVQTKTNIEVDE from the coding sequence ATGAAGATCAAGTCGCACGACCAAATCACCTTCCCTGAGGATGTCACCGTCTCCGTAAAAGACCGCATCGTAACGGTGAAGGGGAAGCGTGGCACGCTCACAAAGGACTTGCGTCATCTGCAACTTGACTTCCGCGTGAACAAGAAGCTCCGTACCTTCACTGCTGTTCGTTGGTTTGGTAACAAGATCAATAACTCAACCATCAACACCGCGCTCTCGCACGTGCGCAACATGATCACGGGTGTTACAAAAGGGTTCCGCTTCAAGGTGCGTTTCGCATACGCTCACTTTCCCATTTCTGTGACGGTGGAAAACCAATTGGTGGAGATCCGTAACTTCCTTGGGGAGAAGCGTGTCCGCCGACAAGTGGTGGCAGACGACGTGAAGGTCTATCGTACGGATGCTGCACTTGTCAAGGATGAGCTCGTGCTCGAGGGGAATGACTTGGAACAGGTGTCTCGTGAGGCTGCTGTGATGCATCAGCTCTGcctagtgaagaagaaggataTCCGTAAGTTCTTGGACGGCATCTACGTGCAGACAAAGACCAACATCGAAGTTGATGAGTAA
- a CDS encoding cationic amino acid transporter, putative has product MVSWSRPEFAEAFFGKLVRRRCIYATKAALDSSPFVRVLGLLSLVSLGVGAVVGAGIFVITGQAAAQYAGPGLTISFVLCMFPCFLTALCYGELAAMLPVAGSAYTHTSVALGEFASWTVAVCMTLECLVSGCAVSVSWSAYVQAFLKRFSFVLPQPLRKSPIDVVGGRFVLTGSVVNFPAVVITVVCFVVLCLGVEQTASMNSFFVVVKLAALVCFVFYGIYYSLGNWAEVNANLTPFVPPNDGHFGHFGVSGILRGASVVFFANVGFDTICASAQECRSPQRDIPRGIILTLLLCSTLYVMVTVSLTGLVKYTELGTDAPVIAALEKVKAPSFLRLFIEVGTVAALSSVCFVSFYAMPRLIMAVAKDGLLPALLTHVHEQFRTPINATIFCGIPATFICAVFPLGMLGELISFGTLIALACVCVSMWKIRIDHPEFHRPFVAPLFPYVPILGALLNAAQLFFLPLTTWRNYFVVMATTSLWYIVYGIRHSTVGEDGITRRPDSLLGTVEPPLCEALEGVQGAGGSLSIELTERYVHN; this is encoded by the coding sequence ATGGTCTCATGGTCCCGTCCTGAATTCGCGGAAGCATTTTTTGGCAAGCTCGTTAGGAGGCGTTGCATATACGCCACGAAGGCGGCACTCGACAGTAGTCCCTTTGTGCGCGTCCTTGGTTTACTTTCCCTCGTATCACTTGGCGTCGGTGCCGTCGTTGGCGCGGGTATATTCGTTATCACTGGTCAGGCTGCGGCACAGTACGCGGGGCCAGGCTTGACAATCTCCTTTGTGTTGTGTATGTTTCCATGTTTCCTTACTGCTCTCTGCTATGGGGAGCTCGCCGCGATGCTACCGGTTGCGGGGAGTGCGTACACTCATACTTCTGTTGCCCTCGGGGAATTTGCGTCGTGGACAGTGGCAGTGTGTATGACATTGGAATGCCTCGTGTCCGGATGTGCTGTTTCTGTCAGTTGGTCTGCCTATGTTCAGGCGTTCTTGAAgcggttttcttttgtgctgcCGCAGCCGTTGAGAAAGTCTCCGATTGATGTGGTGGGGGGAAGATTTGTCCTTACTGGGAGTGTGGTAAATTTCCCGGCTGTGGTTATCACTGTAGTGTGTTTCGTTGTACTGTGCTTAGGCGTCGAACAGACAGCCTCTATGaatagtttttttgttgttgtgaagCTGGCGGCCCTTGTTTGCTTCGTATTCTACGGAATTTATTATTCGCTGGGAAACTGGGCGGAGGTCAATGCGAACCTAACCCCCTTTGTTCCACCTAACGACGGCCACTTTGGCCACTTCGGCGTCAGCGGTATCTTACGTGGGGCGAGCGTGGTTTTCTTTGCAAACGTGGGATTTGACACGATATGCGCTAGTGCCCAGGAGTGCCGCAGCCCGCAGCGGGACATCCCGCGTGGTATAATTTTAACACTTCTGTTGTGCTCTACTCTGTACGTGATGGTGACGGTTTCGTTGACTGGCTTGGTGAAATACACCGAACTAGGAACTGATGCACCCGTGATTGCAGCGTTGGAGAAAGTGAAGGCACCGAGCTTTTTGAGACTTTTCATTGAAGTTGGTACCGTAGCGGCACTGAGTTCGGTGTGCTTCGTCTCGTTCTACGCAATGCCGCGGCTCATTATGGCCGTGGCAAAAGATGGGTTGCTACCGGCCTTACTTACCCATGTTCACGAGCAGTTCAGAACTCCTATTAACGCCACGATATTCTGTGGTATACCCGCCACTTTTATTTGCGCCGTGTTCCCGTTGGGGATGTTGGGCGAGCTGATATCATTTGGCACTCTGATTGCTcttgcttgtgtgtgtgtgtccatGTGGAAGATCCGCATTGATCACCCCGAGTTCCACAGACCGTTCGTGGCTCCCCTTTTTCCCTACGTTCCTATTCTCGGGGCTCTCCTGAACGCCGCGCAACTGTTCTTCCTACCTTTAACGACATGGCGCAACTACTTTGTTGTTATGGCAACAACATCGCTGTGGTACATCGTTTACGGCATCCGTCACAGCACGGTAGGAGAGGACGGAATCACACGCCGACCGGACTCACTACTTGGCACAGTGGAGCCTCCGTTGTGCGAGGCACTGGAGGGAGTACAGGGAGCCGGTGGCAGTTTGAGCATTGAGTTGACTGAGCGTTATGTCCATAATTGA
- a CDS encoding CMRP encodes MIYSGEIENGQMHGRGCLQYPNKEKYDGDWVFGKRHGTGVYVYADGSRYEGEWVDDKVHGNGACYYTSGNVYTGEWSMGRINGRGVLEYHDGDRYEGEWKDGRMHGKGTYCYSNGDKYEGEWKEDKRHGKGVVVYAAPDGCVSEKYDGEWNEGRMQGWGKYFYADGGVYEGEWVDGRMHGRGTYVFPNGNKYEGEWVEDRKDGYGILLYTNGERYEGYWHLDKAHGKGTLTFLQGDRYVGEWHYGKKHGHGVLSYSNGDTYDGEWRDDDAWGYGVLQYANGCRYEGEWAEDRRHGKGLLVLPDGSSYEGSFAHGKKDGPGKIILKDGSMYIGTWKDGVIVGQGEFRLSENCDLSNPDY; translated from the coding sequence ATGATATACTCTGGTGAGATAGAAAATGGCCAAATGCATGGCCGCGGCTGCCTGCAATATCCCAATAAGGAGAAGTATGACGGCGACTGGGTCTTTGGCAAGCGTCATGGCACCGGCGTGTACGTCTACGCCGACGGCAGCCGCTACGAGGGCGAATGGGTTGATGACAAGGTTCATGGCAACGGCGCCTGCTATTACACCAGTGGGAACGTATATACTGGAGAATGGAGTATGGGCCGTATTAATGGACGTGGTGTTCTTGAGTACCACGATGGCGACCGTTACGAAGGTGAATGGAAGGATGGGCGTATGCATGGCAAGGGCACATATTGCTATTCTAATGGAGACAAATACGAAGGTGAGTGGAAAGAAGATAAGCGTCACGGGAAGGGTGTTGTGGTATATGCTGCACCGGATGGATGCGTTTCAGAAAAATACGACGGCGAATGGAACGAAGGCCGCATGCAGGGATGGGGTAAATACTTTTATGCCGACGGTGGCGTCTATGAGGGCGAATGGGTCGATGGCAGGATGCACGGGAGGGGTACGTACGTGTTTCCTAACGGGAATAAGTATGAGGGTGAGTGGGTGGAGGACAGAAAAGATGGCTACGGTATTCTTCTCTACACTAATGGGGAACGGTACGAGGGCTACTGGCACCTCGACAAGGCTCACGGAAAGGGTACCTTAACATTTCTTCAAGGTGATCGCTACGTTGGTGAATGGCACTACGGTAAGAAGCACGGACATGGTGTTCTCAGCTATAGCAATGGGGACACATATGACGGCGAATGGCGTGACGACGATGCGTGGGGCTATGGCGTGCTGCAGTACGCAAACGGATGCCGGTACGAGGGTGAGTGGGCTGAGGATCGCCGCCATGGAAAGGGTCTTCTGGTCCTTCCCGATGGATCCAGCTATGAGGGATCATTTGCGCATGGAAAGAAGGATGGCCCCGGGAAGATAATTCTCAAGGACGGCTCCATGTACATTGGAACCTGGAAGGATGGGGTCATTGTGGGTCAGGGTGAATTCCGATTGTCTGAGAACTGTGATCTCAGCAATCCGGATTATTAA
- a CDS encoding calmodulin, putative codes for MTHVGAAHSLPPQFDSLSPEEVDMLRDSFIYMDRDNDGHVSKAELLDMVFRCVGEERYGPLVSYLLPLFDVADKDGDGKLSLAEFVMSFVDGPGVVPAEVINSCVSSIRVRLTDEEIVTLQDSFRRIDTKADGYIDREELLAALKENLKDTFPDLRENNFNDIVAVIMASADVDNDGRLCLSEFIRSFQEDQGVLPAVFVDARSNGFVQHLSPAEVEVLREAFATLDKNHDGYVEFADIYESLWEAVSDENYDKNQIYELCDLIMVTTDRSKSGVLTLGDFVRGFIRNVTLVQLPVATAHEEILRCCERVQLLFENGELERLSGYTETGENTTKCVNPGGLVSVLSNVFRDGFPLLEEEILSSVIGALVAASENDLDKKFGIEEFISCFAGGPCSSSDGVGLLDHENAISESDVQTVSRLLRDLGKSADEGGNVQEPFVLEAVRNTFRDDPEKADRVVQYVQYNTTCPSNLGSGVGGLGSSSKLLSSKEDSASLPTKKFSGPVRGVDAAVQCEQVSETQGEPEEEEEELRVAEPLTEKGVGGTSLGLRDLLKTSSGANVGAKTGRLLTSRPVYRSMRISEWAANQRSGLNLSDATMEGKQKGFDSKLRKEFEKFAEGNDYIERSRFVKLYLSMEHFGLPPSEAQVNELVSRYCRGDKLKFNEFCIIMLRRVGM; via the coding sequence ATGACGCACGTTGGTGCTGCGCACAGCTTGCCTCCTCAATTTGATTCGCTTAGCCCAGAGGAGGTTGACATGCTTCGTGACTCTTTCATTTATATGGACCGTGATAACGATGGTCACGTGAGTAAGGCTGAGTTACTTGATATGGTCTTTCGCTGTGTGGGTGAGGAGCGGTATGGACCATTGGTTTCGTACCTTCTTCCGCTGTTCGATGTGGCCGACAAGGATGGTGATGGCAAATTGAGTCTCGCCGAGTTCGTAATGTCTTTTGTTGATGGTCCTGGTGTTGTCCCGGCGGAGGTAATAAATAGCTGCGTGTCGTCAATTCGCGTTCGTCTCACAGATGAAGAGATTGTAACGCTGCAGGATTCGTTTCGCCGCATCGACACGAAGGCTGATGGCTACATAGACAGGGAGGAACTGCTTGCTGCTCTTAAGGAGAATCTCAAGGACACATTCCCCGATCTGAGAGAGAACAACTTTAATGACATCGTCGCCGTTATTATGGCCAGCGCGGATGTGGACAACGACGGTCGCTTATGCTTATCAGAGTTCATTCGTTCTTTTCAAGAAGACCAAGGCGTGTTGCCAGCCGTGTTTGTGGATGCAAGATCGAATGGCTTTGTGCAACATCTTTCACCGGCGGAGGTTGAGGTTCTCCGGGAGGCCTTTGCGACATTGGACAAAAACCACGATGGTTATGTGGAGTTTGCTGATATATACGAGTCGCTGTGGGAGGCCGTCTCCGACGAAAACTACGACAAAAATCAAATATATGAGCTCTGTGATCTCATAATGGTCACAACAGACCGCAGCAAAAGCGGCGTCCTAACTCTGGGGGACTTTGTTCGGGGGTTTATTCGTAACGTCACCTTGGTGCAACTTCCCGTCGCAACTGCACATGAAGAAATACTACGTTGTTGCGAACGTGTGCAATTGTTGTTCGAGAATGGTGAGCTGGAGCGGCTTTCAGGGTACACTGAAACTGGTGAAAACACAACGAAATGTGTAAATCCTGGTGGCCTCGTGTCTGTACTTAGCAACGTGTTTCGCGATGGCTTCCCTCTGCTGGAGGAAGAAATTCTTTCATCCGTAATAGGTGCCCTCGTGGCTGCGTCTGAAAACGATCTAGATAAGAAATTTGGAATTGAGGAGTTTATTTCATGCTTCGCCGGGGGTCCGTGCTCTTCCTCTGACGGTGTCGGGTTGCTGGATCACGAGAACGCTATTTCTGAGTCAGACGTCCAAACTGTTTCGAGGCTCCTCAGGGACCTGGGGAAAAGTGCTGATGAAGGCGGAAATGTGCAAGAGCCATTTGTGCTGGAGGCTGTCAGAAATACCTTTCGCGATGATCCAGAGAAGGCAGACCGTGTCGTGCAGTATGTGCAATACAACACAACGTGCCCATCCAACCTTGGTTCGGGGGTAGGAGGGTTGGGTTCCTCTTCCAAACTCCTTTCTAGTAAGGAGGATTCGGCAAGCTTACCCACAAAGAAGTTCTCAGGGCCGGTGCGGGGTGTAGACGCTGCGGTTCAATGTGAGCAGGTCAGTGAGACTCAGGGGGAAccggaggaggaagaggaggaactgcGGGTGGCGGAACCACTAACAGAAAAGGGAGTTGGAGGAACATCGCTCGGACTGAGGGATTTACTGAAAACAAGCAGCGGGGCTAATGTGGGAGCAAAGACGGGGAGATTGCTTACGTCGCGTCCAGTCTATCGTAGCATGCGGATTTCAGAGTGGGCCGCGAACCAGAGAAGTGGGTTGAACCTTTCTGATGCAACCATGGAGGGTAAGCAAAAAGGGTTCGACAGCAAGCTGCGGAAGGAGTTTGAAAAGTTTGCTGAGGGAAATGATTACATTGAGCGCAGTCGGTTTGTGAAGTTGTACCTCTCGATGGAGCATTTCGGTCTGCCGCCCAGTGAGGCGCAGGTGAACGAACTTGTGTCCCGCTACTGTAGGGGTGACAAGCTCAAGTTCAATGAGTTTTGTATTATCATGTTGCGCCGTGTTGGGATGTAA